The DNA window CACGGGCTGCGGCTCGGGCTCTGGCTCTGGCTCGGGTGGCGCCTCGGGAGCCGGGTCCTCGTCGCGCGCCGGAGGGTCGGGCAGCGGGGGCAGGGCGATGACCTCGGTGCGGTCGCGGTGGCCGGCAGCGGCCTCCGCCTCGACCAGCCCCGCGGGGTCCCCGACGAACGCGCCCAGGTAGTCGGCGATGCCCTGTGCCGACGCGACGTCGTGGAGCTCGCGGAGCCGTGCTCCGGCGGGCCCCGAGTAGGGGTTGACCACCTCGTCGCACAACGTGTCGAGCGGCCGGGGGATGCCCGCGCGGACCTGTCGGGGGCGCAGCACGCGCCCCTGCTCGAGCGGGGCGTCGGGCAGGGCCGAGGACGACACACCGGGCCACCTGCCGGTGAGCGCGCAGTAGAGGAGGCCCCCGAGGTCGGCGACGTCCGTCGACACGCGCCCGGCGGGGAGCCCGTGCATGGCGGCGTCGACCGCGAAGCCGATGAGCCGGACCCCCCCGGTGTTGTCGACGATCACGTTCTCGGGGATCAGCCGGCCGTGGGAGACACCGACCTCGTGCCCGGCCGCGACCGCGCCGGCCACCTCGGACACCAGCCAGGCTGCGCGCCGGGGTCCCAGGGGACCGGACGCCAGCATGATGTCGAGCGAGTCACCCGAGCCCCACTCGTTGACGACGTAGCAGAGCCCGTCGGCCTGGTCGGCATCGAGCACCCGCAGCAGCCGACGGTCGTGGACGGTCGCCGAGCGGCGGGCGGCGTCCAGGAGGGCACCCGCTCGCTCGTCGTCCTCGGGGATCACGTGCAGGGCGACGTGGCGCTCGAGCACCCGGTCGTGGGCGCGCCAGAACCGGCCGCCCCCGCTCTCGGTGAGCAGGTCGACCAGGCGGTACCGGTCGGCGAGCACGTCGCCGGGCCGGATCGAGCTCGGCACTCAGCTCCCCTCGTCGGTTGCCCGGAACACGGGCCCTCGCTGGCCCTGGGGCCATCGTAGGGCGACGTCAGTGTCGACGTGGGAGGGGAAGCCGACGCGTGATCGTGTCGACCACGGCGGTCACCTCCTGCAGCCGGAGGATCCGCGCGACGCCGATGAAGAAGAGCAGGTCGACGGTGCCGACGAGGACCAGCGCCACGACTGCCATCAGCCGGCTCGGCTCGCCGTCGAGCTGGTCGAGCAGGTACGCGACCCCCCCGGCCGCGGCCGTCGCGATGCCGGCTGCGACCAGCAGCCGCGCGAGGAAGCGGAGCAGGGTCGGCGTGCGCAGGCCGCCGAGCAGCCGGCGGAGCACGGCGTACGAGACGGCGGCACCGACGGCGTACGCCGCGGTGTAGGCGAGGACGAGGGCGGGCGAGGTGTGCTCGGCGTCGGTGGCGCGGACCAGCAGCACGGCCGCGACGACGTTGGTGACCCCGACCGCGCACTGGATCCAGAAGACCGTCCGGTTGCGCTCCAGGGCGTAGAAGCCACGCAGCATCAGGTAGTGGACGGTGAAGAACACCAGCCCGACGCCGAAGAGCGAGAGCGACGGGGCGTACGCCGCGAACGCGTCGGCGGCCGCGCCGTACCCCCAGATCACGTGGGCGACGTCCACGGAGACCAGCGGGACCAGCAGGGCGAACGGGACGACCACGGCCAGGGCGCTGCGCAGGGTCTCCGACAGCGTCCGGGCCATGCCCGTCCGGTCGCCCGACGCGGCGCGGCCGGCGAGGCGCGGGAGGATCGCGGTCGCCAGCGACACGGTGACGATCGAGTGCGGCACCATCATGATCAGGAACGTCTGCGAGTAGACCGTGTAGCCGGTGCCGTCGGTGCTGTGGCCCGTGCAGGACGCCGTACCGCTCGACGCCAGTCGGACGACGACGGTGTAGGCGATCTGGTTGACGATGACGAACAGGACGGTCCACACCCCGAGCCGCAGCGTGTGCCCGAGCCCGGTGCCGCGGAAGTCGAACCGCGGCCGGTAGCGGAAGCCGGCCGATCGCAGGTAGGGCACCAGGATCAGGAACTGGGCGGCGATCCCGAGGGTCGAGCCGAGGCCGAGGAGCAGCTCCTGCTGCGAGCTGAACGCGCCGAAGAGCTCGGACCCCTTGGCCGGGCCGAAGGCGAACAGGTAGATCACCAGGACGGCGACCGAGATGACGTTGTTGGCGATCGGCGCCCACATCATCGGACCGAACCGGCCGCGGGAGTTCAGGATCTGCCCGACGAGCACGAACATGCCGTAGAAGAAGACCTGCGGCAGGCAGAAGCGGGCGAACATGACGACGGAGTCGCGCTGGGCCGCCATGCTCGCGTTGTCGTAGCACGGCGCGAGGAAGACCTTCATCACCCACGGCGCCGCCACGACGAGGAGCACGGTGACGATGCCCAGGAACAGGCCGGCCAGCGTGACGATCCGGTTGGTGTACGCCTCGCCGCCGTCCGGGTCGTGGCGCATCGCCCGCACCAGCTGGGGCACGAGGACGGCGTTCACGACCCCGCCGGCCAGCAGGATGTAGAGCATGTTGGGGATCGTGTTGGCGATGTTGAAGAGGTCGGCGTGCAGGTAGGCGCCGAGGGCCGCCGCCAGCAGCGCCGAGCGCACGAACCCACTCATCCGCGACACGACGGTGCCCGCGGCCATCACCGCGCTGTTGGCGAGGACGCGCTCGCGCTCCTCCTCGGGACGCTCGTCGTCGAAGGTCGTCATGCCGACCTGGCCGCCGCGCGGATCCGGCGGAACAACCGCAGCGCGATCGTCGCGAAGAGCAGCGCGATCCCGGTGCCGAGGATCAGCCAGATCACGTTGCTGACCTGGTTGGACCGGATCGGCAGCGAGTCCGACGAGCCGATCGACGTGCCCTCGGTGTCGGTGAGCAGGAGGGTGATGTTGCGGACGCCGACCGCGTCGGAGGACGCCTTGAGCAGGACCGTGTTCCGGGCGCCCGGTCCGATCTGCACGTCGGAGTCGGGCACCGACACCCGGACCTGCGGGTCGGAGAGCACCTCGAGCCGGACCGTCACCGGCTGGTCCAGCGTGTTGGTGATGGTGGCGGAGAAGCGGCCGCTGCCGCTGGACAGGATGACCGCCTCGGGCGCCGTCACCGTCACCGCGCCCAGCCGGTCGTCGATCCAGGCGCGCGAGCGGGAGGCCGACGCCCGGCTGGAGAGCGGTCGGCGGCGGTCGGTGTACGAGATGTCGGTCATCGCCTCGTCGCGGACGGTGCCGCCGACCTCGTTGTTGAGCGTGAGCAGGTTCTGCAGGATGTCGCCGGACCGGGTGAGGCCGGCGGCCGCCGCGAAGTCGACGGCGCCGAGCTCGGCGCTGCTCTGCTCGTCGGGGTAGTCGAGCCGGTCGCTCTCGACCGCGCGCGCCGGCTGCTCGGAGATCTCCTTGACGGTGGTGAGGTGCAGCCAGTCCAGGTCGAGCCCGTCGAAGAAGCCGGCGCTCGACGCCGGTGCCCACGTCGACGGCAGCAGGACGACCAGGGGCGGCCGCCCCGGGGTCAGCAGGCGCAGGGCGGCCTCGCTGACGATGCGCTGCCGTACGGCGAGCGGCGACATCGCGTCGGTCGGGCCCGGGCCGCCGGAGGCCGCGCCGGACGAGGTCACCACCAGCGCGTGGCCGTCGGTCTGCGCGACCGAGGGAGCCCGGCCGCGGAACATCTGGTCGGTGACGAGGACGTCGGTGCCCGGGTCGATCATCGACAGCGCCGCGGGAGAGAGGTAGCCGCCGTACCCCGACACGGCCGGCGTGACCGGCAGCCCCCAGGGAGCCAGCTCGGTGCCGGTCCGCTTGCGGGCCCGGGTGTAGGCCTCGGGCTCCTGGGACGCGGCGCCGGCGACGTCGAGGTCGCCGTACGGCAGGCCGAGGACCTCGCTGCCCTCGAGCCCGGTGTGCAGGCGGTCCAGCCAGTCGGACGCCGCGACCGCCGCGGCCGCGACCTCGGGGTCCTCCGGCTCCGCGTCGTCGGACGCCCCGTCCGACGGCTCCTCGGTCGGATCGTCGGACGGGCTGGCCGACGCCTCGCCGTCCGGGTCCTCGGTGTCGTCGTCGGTCGGTGCGATCGACCGCGCCGGGTTGCCGTCCGCCAGGCGGGTGGCCGCGTCGGTGACCGCCGGGTCCACGAGCCAGGTCAGCGGGCGATCGCCGGCGGCGGCGCCGAAGTCGGCCAGCTTGCGCAGCTGACCCTGGGGCGCGAGCGTGCGGGTCCAGCCGGCCAGGTCGGCGAGGGTGCCGTCGGCGTCGTGGGTGATGCCCCGGCGGATGGGGACCACCAGGGCGGTGTCGACGGTGCGCGTCGTCTTGTCGGGGACCAGCGGCACGAACGTGCGGGCCCGGCCGTCGGCCCCCGGGACCCGGCCGCTCGAGCTCGAGCCGAGGGCGTGCACGCCGAACCAGTAGACCCCCGGGTCACCGGAGATCCTGGTGTTGATGCGACCACGCGGGACCGAGAAGGAGTACTGCATGGTCTGGCCGGGGGCGAGCTCGTCGATGGTCTTGTACGGCCCCGGGTCCGTGATCCGCTCGCCGACCGGGTCCTCGGCGTCGGTGTCGGCCTGCTCGGCCAGCTCCGCGGTGCTGGTGATCGGGACGCTCGAGACCATCGGGTAGAGGTTGATCGCGGTCCAGGTCTCGTCGTCGACGTTGGTCACCGAGCCGCTGACCCGGATCGGTCCCTTGCGCGGCAGCGCGGACGGGGTGAGCCGGTCGATGGTGACCGTGAGCGGCGCCTCGTCCGCGGCCCGGTGTGCGGCGGCCGGGCGGGATGCGGCCTCCGCGGCTCCTGCGGCCGGCACTCCTGACGTGGCGATGAGGGTGCCTGCGAACGCCGTCGCCACGAGGGCAGGCAACAGCGACGGTCGATGCACGCGCCGACTCTACTGGCCGTCCCTGTGCGAATCGGGCCCCCGGGCCCGCGACCTCTAGACTCGTCTCCCGTGTCCGACGCCCCGCTCCCGCCTCTCCAGATCGCCGAGGTCCAGCGCTCCGTCACCGCCGAGCTGGACCGGATCGCGCCGGTCATCGACGACCTCGGCCGCCGGTTCACCGAGGCCGGGCACGAGCTGGCGCTGGTCGGCGGACCGGTCCGCGACGCCATGCTCGGGCGGCACCACAACGACCTCGACTTCACGACGTCCGCACGACCCGAGCAGACCGAGCGGCTGCTCAAGGGCTGGGCCGACGCGATCTGGGACATGGGCCGTGCGTTCGGCACGATCGGGTGCCGCAAGGGCGACTGGCAGGTCGAGATCACGACGTACCGCTCGGAGACGTACGACCCCTCCTCCCGCAACCCGAACGTCGACTTCGGCGACCACCTCGGCGGCGACCTGGGCCGGCGCGACTTCACGGTGAACGCGATGGCGGTCCGCCTGCCGGGCCGCGAGATCGAGGACCCGTACGGCGGCGTGGTCGACCTCGCGCACCGCGTGCTGCGCACGCCCGGCCGACCGGAGGACTCGTTCTCGGACGACCCGCTACGGATGATGCGTGCGGCGCGGTTCGCCGCCCAGCTGGGCTTCGCGGTCGACCCCGCGGTGGTGGCGGCGATGACGGCGATGGCCGCACGGATCGAGATCATCTCCGCCGAGCGGGTGCGCGACGAGCTGGTCAAGCTGGTGTGCGCGCCGTACCCACGGCTGGGCCTGACCCTCCTCGTCGAGACCGGGCTGGCCGAGCACGTGCTGCCCGAGCTCCCGGCGCTGGCGCTGGAGCGCGACGAGCACCACCGGCACAAGGACGTCTACCAGCACACGCTCACCGTGCTGGAGCAGGCGATCGACCTCGAGGACCGGCTGCCCGGAGGCGGGCCGGACTTCGTGTCGCGCTTTGCCGCGCTGATGCACGACATCGGCAAGCCGCGGACGCGGCGCTTCGTCGACGACGGCACGGTCACCTTCCACCACCACGACGTGGTCGGCGCCAAGATGACCCGCAAGCGGATGAAGGCGCTGCGCTTCTCCAACGACCAGATCGACGCGGTGAGCGAGCTGGTCGAGCTGCACCTGCGCTTCCACGGCTACGGGTCCGGTGAGTGGACCGACTCCGCCGTACGCCGCTACGTGCGCGACGCCGGCGACCAGCTCGAGCGGCTGCACATCCTGACCCGCGCCGACTGCACGACCCGCAACAAGCGCAAGGCGGACCGGCTGAGCCGGACGTACGACGAGCTCGAGGACCGGATCGCCCGCCTCTCCGAGGAGGAGGAGCTGGCGTCGCTGCGCCCGGCCCTCGACGGCAACCAGATCATGGAGCTGCTCGGTGTCGGCCCGGGCCGGGAGGTCGGGGAGGCGTACAAGTTCCTGATGGAGCTCCGGCTCGACCAGGGCCTGGTCGAGCCCGACGCCGCCAAGCAGGCCCTGCTGTCGTGGTGGGCAGCGCGACCTCAGCGGTGACCCGCCTCGCCTAGAGTCGGCGCATGGGAGCGACTGACGCCGATCCGGCGCTGACCGACACCGTCCGTGCCGGCTACACCTTCGAGGGAGCGGCGCTCGAGCTCGGCGGTCTGATGCTCGACGCGGACCACCTCGCCGACGTCCCGATCCGGATCCCGCTCGCCATGGTCAACCGCCACGGCCTGGTCGCCGGCGCGACCGGCACCGGCAAGACCCGGACCCTGCAGCTGCTCGTCGAGCAGCTCAGCGCCCAGGGCGTCCCGGTCTTCGCCGCCGACATCAAGGGCGACCTGTCCGGGCTCGCGCAGCCCGGACAGGCGAGCGACAAGCTGACCACGCGGGCCGCCACGGTCGGCCAGCAGTGGACCGCGACCGGCTTCCCGGTGGAGTTCTACGCGATCGGCGGCGTGGGCACCGGCGTCCCGCTCCGGGTCACGATGAGCGCGTTCGGGCCGACCCTGCTCAGCAAGGTGCTCGGCCTCAACGACACCCAGGAGTCCAGCCTGGGCCTGGTCTTCCACTACGCCGACCGTGCCGGGCTCCCGCTGCTCGACCTGGCCGACCTGCGCGCGGTCGTCGCCCACCTGCTCAGCGACGAGGGCAAGGCCGAGCTCAAGGAGCTCGGTGGCCTCTCCTCGGCCACGGCCGGCGTGATCCTCCGCGAGCTGATCGGGCTCGAGGACCAGGGCGGCAACGTCTTCTTCGGGGAGCCCGAGTTCGCGTCCACGGACCTGCTCCAGGTGGGCGCCGACGGCCGGGGACTGGTGTCGCTGGTCGAGCTGCCCCAGCTGCAGGACCGCCCCGCCATCTTCTCGACGTTCCTCATGTGGCTGCTCGCGGACCTCTTCCACGACCTGCCCGAGGTCGGGGACGTGGAGAAGCCCAAGCTGGTGTTCTTCTTCGACGAGGCCCACCTGCTCTTCGCGGACGCGTCCAAGGCGTTCCTCGACGAGATCGCCCAGACCGTGCGGCTGATCCGGTCGAAGGGGGTCGGCGTGTTCTTCGTGACGCAGAGCCCGACCGACGTACCGGACGACGTGCTCGCGCAGCTCGGCTCGCGCGTCCAGCACCAGCTCCGCGCCCACACGCCCAACGACGCCAAGGCGCTCAAGGCGACCGTCGCCACCTACCCGACCAGTGGGTACGCCGACCTCGGGGCCGTGATCACGGGGCTGGGCATCGGCGAGGCGGTCGTGACGGTGATGAACGAGCGCGGCGCCCCGACCCCCGTGGCCTGGACCCGCCTGCGCGCCCCCGAGTCGCGGATGGACCCGTGCGACCCCGACGTGGTGACGACCGCGGTGGCCGCGAGCCCGCGCGCCGCGACGTACGGCGCTGCCGTCGACCGCGAGTCCGCGCGCGAGATCCTCGCCGAGCGCCTCGAGCAGGGCGCCGCCAAGAAGGAGCAGGAGGAGGCGTCCGCACCGCGGGCACCCCGGCCCAAGCCCGCCCGGAAGACCGCCCGGAAGAAGGCGGCACCCCGTGACGACGGCATCGTCGACCAGGTCGTCGGCTCGGCGGCCTTCAAGGACTTCGTGCGTACGGCGGCCCGCGAGATCGCACGCGGGATGTTCAAGACGGGCCGCCGCTGACCACGTCTGGCCCGGCTAGAACCGGACGTGGTCGACGTACGCCCGTCCCGAGGTGACGACGATCCGCACCTTGTGCTTGCCGGCCTTGAGACCGGAGAGCTTGCGGTGGAAGGTCAGCGACGGCTTCTTGCCCTTGCGGTGGAAGCTGATGGTGCCGACCCGTTTGCCGTCCACGAAGAGCACGGCCCGGCCACCCTTGGCCGCCCGGCCGAAGACCAGGTCGGCCTTAGGGCCGCGGACGGTGAAGGTCATCGTGTCCTTGCCCTTCCGCTTGCCGAGGTTGTCGCAGTAGTTGCCGCCGGCGCCGCGCGACGACCTCACGACCCGCCAGCTGCCGGTCCGCTTGACCTTCGAGGACCCGCATCCGACCGTGGTGGTCCTCGGCTTCGCGGCTCCCTTCACGGTGACCCGCACGGAGTCGGTGTCGGTCGCACCGGACGGGTCGGTGACGAGCAGCGTCACGTCGTACGTGCCCGGCTGGGTGAAGGAGTGGCTCACCACCTGGCCGCTCGCGTCCTTGGCGGCGCCGCCGTCGTCGAAGTCCCACGTGTAGTCGAGGCCGTCGGGGGTCTCGGCGTCGGTGCTGCCGGTGCCGCTCAGCTGGACCGGGGTGCCCGTCGTGACGGTGGTCGGCGTGGCCGCGGCGGCGGCGGTCGGTGCGGTGTTGGCCGCGCCGGACGGCGGGGCGGTGTAGCCGTAGTCGAAGGCGCCGCAGCCGCTGCCGGTGGTGAACGCGACGCTGCCGGTGAGGTCGCCGTCCGAGGTGGCCGGGCCGTCCGCGTCGCCGGTCATCGAGAGCACGTCGAACCCGAGGCAGCCGTAGCCGAACTCCCAGTTGCCGGAGGCGCTGGACGGGTCGGCGTAGTTGTCGACGTGCGGGCTGGCGGGAGCATCGGAGTACGTCGACCGTCCGGACGCGGCCGTGAACGCGGCGTCGTCGAGGTCGGGCGTCGCCGAGCCCGGCGTGGGCGTGGAGTCCAGCGGGGACTGGGCCGGCGGGTCGTCGGTCCCGGCGTTGCCGTAGCCGTGGGCCTCGTCGGTGTAGGCGAGGTAGAGACCCGCCTGCCAGCCGATCGGGTCGCGATCGATCTGGCCGTGCCCGTCGAGGTCGAAGCCGGACCGGTCGCGCAGCTCCAGGTAGTAGGCGTGGTCCTGCGGCGACTCGGCGCCGGCCTGGAGGTACTTCCAGCCCTGGGTGCACTGCTGCGCCGTGGTCAGGGTCTCGCGGCAGCCGCCGTTGAAGATCCGGGCGTCGTCGGGACCGCCGTCGGTCTCGAAGTCGGTGTCGAGCAGGACCTGGTCGCCCGAGGGGGTGGTCGCGGTGACTTTCACGTCGTCGATGAACCAGCCCGGCCGGGCCAGACCGGGGTCGGTGGCGTAGCTGAACCGCAGCGCACCGTTGGCCTGGCCGGCGAGGTCGCTGATGTCGTAGCTGTCCGCCACGAACACCCCGGCCGGGGTGTTGCCGAGCTTGCGGTCGGTCACCTCGCTGCCGGCGGCGTACGAGCCGCTGGTGCCGGTGATGCCGTTGTCGTACGTCGCCTGGCAGGTGTTCTGGTTGGGGTTGCCGGCGAGCGGGTCGGTGTTGGACGTCGTGTAGCCGTTGGCCGACGGGTGCGAGGTGTAGGTCTGGCCGCCGTCGGTCGTGGTCAGCACGTAGCCGTAGTCGAAGTCCCACTCGATGTCCCAGTTGGACTTGAAGGACAGGTTGACCGTGCTGCCGGCCGGCAGGCTGGCCAGCTGCGGGATGGAGATGTCCAGGTTGTGCCCGCCGTTGGGGGCGCAGCCGAAGTCGTTGCCCGAGCCCGACCACCACGCGTGCGACTTGCTCGCCTTGTCACCGGTGTCGAACGTGGCCGGGTCGAGCAGCTGGCGACCGGGCAGCTTGGCGACGTACATCTGCGAGTTGTGCACGGTGCCGTCGGGGCCGTTGGTCAGCGTGTACGGCGTCCCGTCGGGCCGCTGCCAGGTGATGGTGCCGGTGTCCTGCTTGGAGTCCGTGATGCCGGACTCGGTCCTGCTCTGTCCGGGCTCGAGCACCTCGGGCACCACCCAGCCGAGCTCCTGGCGCGAGAAGGCGTCCATGTCCTGCGACTTGTCGGTGGCCATCAGGTTCCAGTCGCCGTACGTCTCGCGGCTGCCGGTGGAGTAGAAGTCGGGCAGGCCGAGCGAGTGCCCGTACTCGTGGGAGATCACCGAGGCCTTGTCGATCGCGGTCTCGGGGTTGACGTTGTAGGGGCCGATCCGCACGAACACCTTGAGGGCGTCGCCCATGTCGGTGGTCGTCTTGTCGCGGTAGCTGTCGTCGGTGTACCAGAGCGGCCGGCCCTCGAGGTCCTTGAGCTGGTCGTCGGTGGTGAAGCCGGGCAGCCCGGTCGTCGGGTCGGTGTAGTAGTACTCGAGCGACGAGGAGTGCGGCCAGATGTTGTCGTACGGCAGGCCCGCGTAGTCGCAGCCAGCGACGGACAGCTGCGAGGCGCCGTTGCCGCCGCACCCGGCGAAGACCGCCATGAAGAAGTCCACGACGCCGTCCTTGTCGGTGTCGTAGTCGGAGTAGTCGATCTCCGGGTCCGCGATCGCGGCGGCGTCGAGGACCAGCTTGCCGGCGGGGCCGCAGCCGGAGTCGATGTTCTGCAGCGCGCCGACGCCGGTGAGCGAGCCGATCACGGCGGAGCCGTTGGCGTCCGAGCCGTAGTAGCCCGTGTTGCCCGGCAGGTTGTAGACGCCGTCGGTGATCCGCTGGGTGTAGGTCGGGCCACCCACGGTGCCCGGGGCCGGCACGCCGGCGGTCTGCGTGAGACCCGCGCAGGTCTGACCGGGCTGGATCTGGGTGAAGGGGAAGCCGGGGCCGTAGGCGAAGTCCTTGGTGGCGATGCCGGCGGACGGGACGGTCCCCTCGGGGAAGAGCTGGCCGAGCGACATCTCCTGGTAGAGGTTGTAGGTCGAGCCGTCCTTGGCCGGGTCGTTGATCACCGACTCGAGGGAGTCGCCGTCGTGCCCGGCCTGGTAGGCGCGGTCGCGGTACTGCACCGGGACGACCGGGAACGGCCGGTCGCCGTACCGCGCGGTGTCGTAGGTGTCCGAGGGCGGGATGACCTTCGGGCCGTGGCTGGTGGCGTCCTCGGTCGTCGCGCCCACCGTCACGGCGGCCGTGGTGGAGATGTCGCGCCAGACGATCTCGGGGTTCTGGGCGGTGGTGTCCGCGATGCTCTCGAGCACCAGCGTCCGGGTCTCGCCGGCGGGCACGCTGGGGACCGTCCAGGTGGCCGTCGTACCGCCACCGGTGATGACCGCCCCCGAGCCGACGTGGGTGAGGGTCGAGCCGTCCGGTGCGGTGACCACGACGCTGGCGCCGGCGACCGGGGTGTCGGTGGGGTTGGTGACGATGATCCGCGACGGGTAGGTGTCGCCGGGCTTCACCCAGCCCACCGACGACACGAAGCTGTTCTCCACCTCGAGGCCGCCCACGGTGACCTCGCTGATGGCGGCCGCAGCGGGCGCGACGGCGGTGCGGGCCGGTGTGGCGGCGGCGGTGGTGGTGGCCGGGGCCAGGGCGACGAGGACGGTGGCGAGGCCGGTGACCAGCGCGGTGGTGACCGCTGTGGTGTGCGACCGGAGGAGCTTCGGCATGGGCGGGCGCAATCTCGGAAGGGTCGCGGGTGGCGACGCGGTGCCACCCCAACGACGGCTCGGTGCACGTGGTTACGTGCCGTACCCGCAGGTCAGAACGGACATGGCGTGTCCGATGACTGGTCTGGACCGCGGATCTTCCGTCGAGTGACGCGAAATCGCCCCTACGACCCGGTCCCGAGGGCGATTTCGCGTCACTCGACGACCCGCGCGGCGTCCCGCTGCTCCAAGAGCTCGTCCAGGCTCGGGCCTGCGTCGCGCGACAGCCGCCACAGCCGGGGAGCGGGACGGGCCCGCTGCGCGGCCTGCTCCATCCGGATCACGACGCGGCGGGGGTCGCGGATGGTCCGGCCCACCACCTCGACGCACTCCAGCCCGACATCGCGTACGTCGGCCAACCGCTCCACGTCGGACTCGTGGCGGTCGATGTCGCGGTGGTCGGCGCCCGCGTACTCGCCGATCACCCCGCGCACCGGGTCGAGCAGGTCGGGGGTGGCGACGAACCGACCCTCGAGATCGACGACCGTCCGGTTGATCAGCGGCCGACCCCACTGCGCGTCGAGCTCCCAGATCAGGCGGAACCGGTCTTCCTGCGGCGACCGGCATCGCTCCACCGACAGCTCGACCGCCTCCTTCACCAGGCGTACGTCGCGGTACCAGCGGCGGGTCGTGGCGTAGAGCCGCATCCGCCGGACGGAGGTCAGCCGTGCCGCGCAGGCGGCACCGACCGCGACCGCCATCTCGCGCACCTCGCCGATCCGCTGCATCTCGTCGTACAACGCGCGCTCGACGGTGGTGCAGCGGATGCCGTGGACCTCGACCACCTCGTCGGGCGGGATCTGGTCCCGGACGACGCCCGGCCCGGTCAGCCGTTCACCGTTCGCAGCGATCGGGACCGCGAGGCGCGAGCGCCCGTCGCGCGCCAGTCCGTCGAAGAAGTTGCCGCCGTGCAGCCGCAGCGCCGCCCAGCCGGTCACGACCGCGCTCGAGCCGGTCCTCGCGGACGCCTCGAGGATGCGCTGCTCGACCAGGTCGTCACCGACCTCCGCGGGCACCGCGAGCCCGGCTGAGGTGATCCGCCACCTCGGCCCGCGCATCTGCTTGGGGGTCGGTCCAGCCTGACCTGACGGGTCGACCCGGACCGGGGTGACGAGCTCCGCGACAGGCGGCGCGATCGGATCCCAACGATGTGGCATGGCAACCGCATGCCCGAGCAGCGCTGTGGAGGAATCAGCACCCTGGCGTACCTGTGGAAAATGCGTCGAGTGACGCGAAACGGCCCCCAGGACCAGGTCCCAGGGGCCGTTTCACGTCACTCGACGGATCTCAGCGAGCGGAGGTCACTCCTCGCCGGCGATGAAGGCCTCGACGCGGCGGCGACCCTCGTCGTCGGGGAGCTGCACGGGCGGGGACTTCATCAGGTACGACGAGGCCGAGATGATCGGGCCGCCGATGCCGCGGTCCTTGGCGATCTTCGCGGCGCGGATCGCGTCGATGATGATGCCGGCGGAGTTGGGGGAGTCCCAGACCTCGAGCTTGTACTCGAGGTTGAGGGGGGCGTCACCGAAGGCGCGACCCTCGAGGCGGACGTAGGCCCACTTGCGGTCGTCGAGCCACGCGACGTGGTCCGACGGGCCGATGTGCACGTTGCGGTCGGAGATCTTGTCGGCCAGCTCGCCGGTCAGGTTCGACGTGACGGCCTGGGTCTTCGAGATCTTCTTGGACTCCAGGCGCTCGCGCTCGAGCATGTTCTTGAAGTCCATGTTGCCGCCGACGTTGAGCTGGTAGGTGCGGTCCAGCGTGACGCCGCGGTCCTCGAACAGCTTCGCCATCACCCGGTGGGTGATGGTGGCGCCGACCTGCGACTTGATGTCGTCGCCGACGATCGGGACGCCGGCGTCCTCGAACTTCTTGGCCCAGACCGGGTCGGAGGCGATGAAGACGGGGAGCGCGTTGACGAAGGCCACGCCGGCGTCGATCGCGCACTGGGCGTAGAACTTGTCGGCCTCCTCGGAGCCCACCGGCAGGTAGGACACCATCACGTCGGCGCCGGAGTCCTTGAGCGCCTGGACCACGTCGATCGGCTCGGCACCGGACTCGTCGATGGTCTGGCGGTAGTACTTGCCGAGACCGTCGAGGGTCGGGCCGCGCTTGACCTCGATGCCGAGGGTCGGGACGTCCGCGATCTTGATGGTGTTGTTCTGCGAGGCGTTGATGGCCTCGGAGAGGTCCTTGCCGAC is part of the Nocardioides conyzicola genome and encodes:
- the murJ gene encoding murein biosynthesis integral membrane protein MurJ, with the translated sequence MTTFDDERPEEERERVLANSAVMAAGTVVSRMSGFVRSALLAAALGAYLHADLFNIANTIPNMLYILLAGGVVNAVLVPQLVRAMRHDPDGGEAYTNRIVTLAGLFLGIVTVLLVVAAPWVMKVFLAPCYDNASMAAQRDSVVMFARFCLPQVFFYGMFVLVGQILNSRGRFGPMMWAPIANNVISVAVLVIYLFAFGPAKGSELFGAFSSQQELLLGLGSTLGIAAQFLILVPYLRSAGFRYRPRFDFRGTGLGHTLRLGVWTVLFVIVNQIAYTVVVRLASSGTASCTGHSTDGTGYTVYSQTFLIMMVPHSIVTVSLATAILPRLAGRAASGDRTGMARTLSETLRSALAVVVPFALLVPLVSVDVAHVIWGYGAAADAFAAYAPSLSLFGVGLVFFTVHYLMLRGFYALERNRTVFWIQCAVGVTNVVAAVLLVRATDAEHTSPALVLAYTAAYAVGAAVSYAVLRRLLGGLRTPTLLRFLARLLVAAGIATAAAGGVAYLLDQLDGEPSRLMAVVALVLVGTVDLLFFIGVARILRLQEVTAVVDTITRRLPLPRRH
- a CDS encoding DUF6049 family protein; amino-acid sequence: MHRPSLLPALVATAFAGTLIATSGVPAAGAAEAASRPAAAHRAADEAPLTVTIDRLTPSALPRKGPIRVSGSVTNVDDETWTAINLYPMVSSVPITSTAELAEQADTDAEDPVGERITDPGPYKTIDELAPGQTMQYSFSVPRGRINTRISGDPGVYWFGVHALGSSSSGRVPGADGRARTFVPLVPDKTTRTVDTALVVPIRRGITHDADGTLADLAGWTRTLAPQGQLRKLADFGAAAGDRPLTWLVDPAVTDAATRLADGNPARSIAPTDDDTEDPDGEASASPSDDPTEEPSDGASDDAEPEDPEVAAAAVAASDWLDRLHTGLEGSEVLGLPYGDLDVAGAASQEPEAYTRARKRTGTELAPWGLPVTPAVSGYGGYLSPAALSMIDPGTDVLVTDQMFRGRAPSVAQTDGHALVVTSSGAASGGPGPTDAMSPLAVRQRIVSEAALRLLTPGRPPLVVLLPSTWAPASSAGFFDGLDLDWLHLTTVKEISEQPARAVESDRLDYPDEQSSAELGAVDFAAAAGLTRSGDILQNLLTLNNEVGGTVRDEAMTDISYTDRRRPLSSRASASRSRAWIDDRLGAVTVTAPEAVILSSGSGRFSATITNTLDQPVTVRLEVLSDPQVRVSVPDSDVQIGPGARNTVLLKASSDAVGVRNITLLLTDTEGTSIGSSDSLPIRSNQVSNVIWLILGTGIALLFATIALRLFRRIRAAARSA
- a CDS encoding CCA tRNA nucleotidyltransferase gives rise to the protein MSDAPLPPLQIAEVQRSVTAELDRIAPVIDDLGRRFTEAGHELALVGGPVRDAMLGRHHNDLDFTTSARPEQTERLLKGWADAIWDMGRAFGTIGCRKGDWQVEITTYRSETYDPSSRNPNVDFGDHLGGDLGRRDFTVNAMAVRLPGREIEDPYGGVVDLAHRVLRTPGRPEDSFSDDPLRMMRAARFAAQLGFAVDPAVVAAMTAMAARIEIISAERVRDELVKLVCAPYPRLGLTLLVETGLAEHVLPELPALALERDEHHRHKDVYQHTLTVLEQAIDLEDRLPGGGPDFVSRFAALMHDIGKPRTRRFVDDGTVTFHHHDVVGAKMTRKRMKALRFSNDQIDAVSELVELHLRFHGYGSGEWTDSAVRRYVRDAGDQLERLHILTRADCTTRNKRKADRLSRTYDELEDRIARLSEEEELASLRPALDGNQIMELLGVGPGREVGEAYKFLMELRLDQGLVEPDAAKQALLSWWAARPQR